One segment of Mycolicibacterium baixiangningiae DNA contains the following:
- a CDS encoding SDR family oxidoreductase has product MKVSDQIVFVTGANRGIGRAFISELLVRNVKKIYAGVRDAQSVDRQLSQDPRIEIVRLDVTDSDEVARAARIATDASVLVNNAGIVAFDSLLDGSLATMRQQFDTNVFGVLEMTRAFAPTLRSQQGAVVNVLSAAAWFSAPNNGAYCASKAAAWSITNALRMELAPAGVLVQGVHFGAVDTDFSSGYNGPKISSDEVARATLDGLEHDEIEVLVDSDARMAKEALPGPPNAFLEQMRS; this is encoded by the coding sequence GTGAAAGTCAGCGATCAGATCGTGTTCGTCACCGGAGCCAACCGAGGGATAGGGCGAGCCTTCATATCGGAACTCCTGGTCCGCAACGTCAAGAAGATCTACGCAGGCGTACGTGATGCCCAGTCGGTTGACCGGCAGCTATCGCAGGATCCACGCATCGAGATCGTGAGGTTGGACGTCACCGACTCGGACGAGGTCGCACGGGCCGCACGGATAGCTACCGACGCCTCGGTTCTGGTGAACAATGCCGGCATCGTCGCGTTCGATTCGCTCCTCGACGGATCGCTCGCCACCATGCGACAGCAGTTTGACACGAACGTATTCGGCGTATTGGAGATGACCAGGGCCTTCGCTCCGACACTGAGATCCCAGCAGGGCGCCGTCGTCAACGTGCTCTCGGCCGCCGCCTGGTTCTCCGCGCCGAACAATGGTGCGTACTGCGCCTCGAAAGCTGCCGCGTGGAGCATCACCAACGCTCTCCGGATGGAACTCGCACCGGCCGGGGTGCTGGTGCAAGGTGTTCACTTCGGAGCGGTCGACACCGATTTCTCCTCGGGTTACAACGGGCCGAAAATCAGCTCTGACGAGGTGGCACGGGCAACGCTGGACGGATTGGAACACGACGAAATCGAGGTTCTCGTCGACTCAGATGCCCGCATGGCGAAGGAGGCTCTGCCCGGGCCACCGAACGCCTTCCTCGAGCAGATGCGCTCTTGA
- a CDS encoding DUF5996 family protein — translation MTHSLAGGGWPSLRVDAWEPARRTLHMWTQVVGKVRLAYAPMLNHWWQVPLYVSPRGLTTSAVPMGARVFDMEFDFVDHVLSVRVSDGGAESMDLRDKSVAQFHDETMAMLGRLGIPVRISTRPNEVDPAIPFAEDEQAGYDPAAVSAFWQQLVQAVRVINEFRSRFIGKVSPVHFFWGSFDLACSRFSGRLAPRHPGGAPNCADWVMVEGYSHELSSCGFWPGGGEEGAFYSYAYPEPDGYAEFAGRPDGAFYETGLRQYLLPYETARAAKDPDQCVLDFLEFTYGAAADLAGWDRDALETDPNRWSTR, via the coding sequence ATGACCCATTCCTTGGCCGGCGGCGGATGGCCGTCATTGCGCGTTGACGCCTGGGAGCCGGCGCGCCGAACGCTGCATATGTGGACCCAGGTCGTCGGTAAAGTCCGGTTGGCCTACGCCCCGATGCTGAATCACTGGTGGCAGGTGCCGTTGTACGTTTCACCGCGGGGGCTGACGACATCGGCGGTCCCGATGGGCGCGCGGGTCTTCGACATGGAGTTCGACTTCGTCGACCACGTGCTTTCGGTGCGGGTCAGCGACGGTGGCGCCGAGTCGATGGACTTGCGCGACAAATCAGTGGCACAATTTCACGACGAAACGATGGCAATGCTCGGCCGGCTCGGTATACCGGTGAGGATCTCGACCCGACCCAACGAAGTGGATCCCGCCATACCCTTCGCTGAGGACGAGCAGGCAGGCTACGACCCCGCCGCCGTCAGCGCATTTTGGCAACAGTTGGTGCAAGCCGTCCGGGTGATCAATGAGTTCCGTTCCCGGTTCATCGGCAAGGTCAGTCCCGTTCATTTCTTCTGGGGTTCATTTGATTTGGCCTGCAGCCGGTTCTCCGGTCGTCTCGCGCCGCGTCACCCCGGAGGCGCGCCCAACTGTGCCGACTGGGTGATGGTGGAGGGCTATTCACACGAACTGAGCAGTTGCGGATTCTGGCCAGGTGGCGGAGAGGAAGGCGCGTTCTATTCGTACGCCTATCCTGAGCCCGACGGCTACGCTGAGTTCGCCGGCCGTCCCGATGGAGCCTTTTACGAGACCGGACTACGCCAGTACCTGCTTCCGTATGAGACTGCGCGCGCGGCAAAGGACCCGGATCAGTGCGTGCTGGACTTCCTCGAGTTCACCTACGGTGCGGCTGCCGATCTGGCGGGCTGGGACCGTGATGCGCTGGAGACCGACCCGAACCGCTGGTCGACAAGGTGA
- a CDS encoding LLM class flavin-dependent oxidoreductase produces MQFGAFSVSDITCDPVSGVTPSEAERIDAILRIAAKTEEIGMDVFAIGEHHNPPFFSSSPTTLLAAVAATTKRLVVTTSTTLITTNDPVRIAEEYAMLQHISKGRMDLMVGRGNTAPVYPWFGKDIRQGLPLALENYDLLHQLWRQDVVDWEGRFRSALRGFTSTPRPLDDVPPFVWHGSIRTPEIAEQAAFYGNGFFANHIFWPTEHSLQLIDFYRERFEHHGHGTKKQAIVGLGGQAYLAKRSQDAYREFRPYFDEAPVYGHGPSLEDFSKRTPLTVGSPQEVIDKTLTFHDTFGDYQRQLFLIDHAGLPLKTVLNQLDLLGAEVIPVLRKELQSRKDPDSADAPTHESLVRAKYGDLPARQPRPNANRGDNVTAGSPYQDSSSASTSGNG; encoded by the coding sequence ATGCAATTCGGAGCCTTCTCGGTAAGTGACATCACTTGCGACCCGGTCTCGGGCGTGACGCCGAGTGAGGCGGAGCGGATCGACGCGATCTTGAGGATCGCGGCGAAGACCGAAGAGATCGGCATGGACGTGTTCGCGATCGGCGAGCACCACAACCCACCGTTCTTCTCGTCCTCCCCCACGACGCTGCTGGCTGCCGTTGCGGCGACGACGAAGCGACTGGTCGTCACCACCTCGACCACTCTGATCACCACGAACGACCCGGTCCGGATCGCCGAGGAGTACGCAATGCTCCAGCACATTTCCAAGGGCCGGATGGATCTGATGGTCGGGCGCGGCAACACCGCACCGGTGTATCCGTGGTTCGGCAAGGACATCCGGCAGGGGCTGCCGTTGGCCTTGGAGAATTACGATCTGCTGCACCAACTCTGGCGTCAGGACGTCGTCGACTGGGAGGGCAGGTTCCGATCAGCGTTGCGGGGCTTCACTTCGACCCCGCGCCCGTTGGATGATGTGCCGCCGTTCGTGTGGCACGGGTCCATCCGCACACCCGAGATCGCTGAGCAGGCAGCATTCTATGGAAACGGCTTCTTCGCCAACCACATCTTCTGGCCTACTGAGCACTCGCTGCAACTGATCGATTTCTACCGTGAGCGCTTCGAGCACCACGGTCACGGCACCAAGAAGCAGGCCATCGTGGGCCTCGGCGGCCAGGCGTACCTCGCCAAGCGCTCGCAAGACGCGTACAGGGAGTTCCGCCCCTACTTCGACGAGGCGCCGGTGTATGGTCACGGCCCGTCGCTGGAGGACTTCAGCAAGAGGACCCCGCTGACGGTCGGCAGTCCGCAGGAAGTGATCGACAAGACACTGACTTTCCATGACACGTTCGGCGACTACCAGCGACAGCTGTTCCTGATCGACCACGCCGGTCTGCCCCTGAAGACGGTGCTGAACCAGCTCGACCTGCTCGGCGCGGAAGTCATCCCGGTGCTGCGCAAGGAACTCCAGTCCCGCAAGGATCCCGATTCTGCCGACGCGCCGACCCACGAGTCGCTGGTGCGGGCGAAGTACGGCGACCTGCCGGCGCGGCAACCACGCCCCAACGCCAACCGCGGCGACAACGTCACCGCCGGCTCCCCGTATCAGGACAGTTCATCCGCGTCGACCTCAGGGAATGGATGA
- a CDS encoding MarR family winged helix-turn-helix transcriptional regulator, with protein MTRTKSRLANDAWEALLTAHAVLLRQMRAADIWDEVSIREYDVLYTLSKCDGPLRQGELNQHVLLSQPAMSRMVDRLAARRLITRSTDPVDGRGVLLSLTTKGAAVQRRIGAQHAVDVARIVSARLTRQELEELERLMHKLSGYQPTVTGRFSTTHDEADK; from the coding sequence ATGACGAGGACGAAGAGCCGGTTGGCCAACGACGCCTGGGAAGCCCTCCTGACTGCGCATGCAGTCCTGCTGAGACAGATGCGCGCGGCCGACATATGGGATGAGGTGTCCATCCGCGAGTACGACGTGCTCTACACGCTGTCCAAATGCGACGGCCCGCTGCGACAGGGTGAACTCAACCAGCACGTCCTGCTCAGCCAACCTGCCATGTCCCGGATGGTCGACCGGCTGGCGGCGCGCCGCCTGATCACCCGATCCACCGACCCCGTCGACGGACGGGGCGTCCTCCTCTCGCTGACAACCAAGGGCGCAGCAGTGCAGCGGCGGATCGGCGCTCAGCATGCCGTCGACGTCGCCCGGATCGTGTCAGCGCGTCTGACCCGGCAAGAACTCGAAGAGCTCGAACGCCTCATGCACAAACTGTCCGGCTACCAGCCGACCGTTACCGGAAGATTTTCGACTACTCACGACGAGGCAGACAAATGA
- a CDS encoding GNAT family N-acetyltransferase, protein MTQQLNDNTGARVTVNLDEAQPISAYTVSLADGSRVGRAEFIDPSNGERIFFHTEVDKEYSGRGLAGLLLREALTDSIRNNLTIVPLCPLFATHLKKHGTAFLADGGRFRRPTKADITLVTRATQRNA, encoded by the coding sequence ATGACCCAGCAGCTCAACGACAACACCGGTGCACGTGTGACGGTGAATCTCGATGAAGCACAACCGATCAGCGCCTACACCGTGAGCCTGGCCGACGGATCACGTGTCGGCCGTGCTGAGTTCATCGACCCTTCGAACGGAGAGCGCATCTTCTTCCACACCGAGGTCGACAAGGAGTACAGCGGGCGAGGTCTGGCGGGCCTGCTTCTCCGCGAGGCGCTCACCGACAGCATCCGCAACAACCTCACCATCGTTCCGCTGTGCCCACTGTTCGCCACGCATCTGAAGAAGCACGGCACTGCATTCCTCGCCGATGGCGGACGGTTCCGCCGGCCGACGAAAGCCGACATCACGCTCGTGACCCGCGCTACCCAGAGGAACGCCTGA
- a CDS encoding DNA polymerase IV — translation MPRWILHVDLDQFLASVELRRHPELLGLPVIVGGSGDPTEPRKVVTCASYRAREFGVHAGMPLRVAARRCPDATFLPSDTAAYDEASEQVMGLLRDLGHPVEVWGWDEAYLGADVDDPFALAERIREVVAGTGLSCSVGISDNKQRAKVATGFGKPAGVFMLTDANWMAVMGDRPVDALWGVGPKTAKKLATLGVTTVADLAGTDATALTTAFGPTTGLWILLLAKGGGDSQVSADPWVPRSRSHVVTFPQDLTDRADMDAAVARLAEQTLAEVVEAGRVVTRVAVTVRTSTFYTRTKIRKLPAASVDADLVTATALEVLALFDLDRPIRLLGVRLELAMPEPVVTANP, via the coding sequence GTGCCGCGCTGGATCCTGCACGTCGACCTCGACCAGTTCCTCGCCTCGGTGGAACTGCGCCGGCACCCCGAACTGTTGGGGTTGCCCGTCATCGTCGGCGGCAGCGGTGACCCGACCGAACCCCGCAAGGTGGTCACCTGCGCGTCGTATCGGGCGCGGGAGTTCGGAGTCCACGCCGGGATGCCGCTGCGCGTGGCGGCGCGGCGGTGTCCGGACGCGACGTTCCTGCCGTCGGATACCGCCGCCTACGACGAGGCGTCCGAACAGGTGATGGGGCTGCTTCGGGACCTGGGCCACCCCGTGGAGGTGTGGGGCTGGGACGAGGCGTACCTCGGCGCCGACGTCGACGATCCGTTCGCGTTGGCCGAGCGCATCCGCGAGGTGGTCGCCGGTACCGGCCTTTCGTGCTCGGTCGGGATCAGCGACAACAAGCAGCGCGCCAAGGTCGCCACCGGCTTCGGGAAACCGGCCGGGGTTTTCATGCTCACCGACGCCAACTGGATGGCGGTGATGGGTGACAGGCCGGTCGACGCGCTCTGGGGAGTGGGACCCAAGACCGCCAAGAAGCTCGCCACGCTTGGTGTCACCACGGTGGCCGATCTGGCCGGCACCGACGCCACGGCGCTGACGACGGCGTTCGGACCCACTACCGGGCTCTGGATCCTGTTGCTGGCCAAGGGCGGCGGCGACAGCCAGGTCAGCGCGGATCCGTGGGTGCCGCGGTCGCGCAGCCATGTGGTCACCTTTCCGCAGGACCTCACCGACCGCGCCGACATGGATGCCGCCGTGGCGCGCCTGGCCGAACAGACACTGGCCGAGGTCGTCGAGGCGGGCCGGGTGGTCACCCGCGTCGCGGTGACGGTACGCACGAGCACCTTCTACACCCGCACGAAGATCCGCAAGCTGCCCGCCGCGAGCGTCGACGCCGACCTCGTCACCGCCACGGCGCTCGAGGTGCTCGCGCTGTTCGACCTCGACAGGCCGATCCGGCTGCTGGGGGTGCGCCTCGAGCTGGCCATGCCGGAACCGGTTGTCACCGCGAACCCCTAG